One window of Atribacter laminatus genomic DNA carries:
- a CDS encoding Gx transporter family protein, whose product MENNRLVIKSNRINRLIYVAILVAMGSVLHGLESLIPLPNLFIPGAKLGFANIVTLIALVLLGQNEALLVALLRVFLGGLISGNFLNIGFFLSLSGGLFAWLGMKMTSKATESVLIISMFGALFHNIGQIIVAYLYIQSTHIFWYLLLLLPFAILTGLFTGYISSLAIHYVKNSSTSPNKNYK is encoded by the coding sequence ATGGAAAATAATCGGTTGGTTATTAAATCAAACAGAATTAATCGATTAATATATGTTGCCATTTTGGTGGCAATGGGAAGTGTTTTGCATGGATTGGAAAGCTTGATCCCGCTTCCTAATTTATTTATTCCCGGAGCGAAATTAGGCTTTGCTAATATTGTCACCTTGATAGCTTTGGTATTGTTAGGCCAAAACGAGGCTTTATTGGTTGCTTTATTAAGGGTTTTTTTAGGAGGACTAATTTCCGGAAACTTTCTCAATATTGGGTTCTTTCTTTCATTGAGTGGAGGATTATTTGCCTGGTTGGGAATGAAAATGACGAGTAAGGCCACCGAATCAGTTCTCATCATCAGCATGTTTGGAGCCCTTTTTCATAATATCGGCCAGATTATTGTTGCTTATTTGTATATACAAAGTACTCATATTTTTTGGTATTTACTATTGCTACTTCCCTTTGCTATTCTAACCGGTTTATTCACCGGTTATATTTCATCTCTTGCCATTCATTATGTAAAAAATTCCTCGACTTCGCCGAACAAAAATTATAAATAG
- the lysS gene encoding lysine--tRNA ligase, which produces MNEEAQEQFDQINVEEQTKKLHELRDLGIDPYGVPFPEKNSIQGIRSHPDKYLDQDVLLRIAGRIMAIRRHGKAIFADVQDRLGRIQIYVKKDTVGDDSFGIFKSLDVGDVIGLEGKLLKTHSGELTIVVENFSLLSKCLHPLPEKWHGLREVEVRYRKRYLDLIMNPDVREVFQIRSQVLSELRKYLDERDFLEVETPMMQLIPGGALARPFVTFHNALGLDLYLRIAPELYLKRLIVGGMEKVYEINRNFRNEGISVRHNPEFTMLELYQAYGNYETMMNLCEQMLSSIVFSILGTYEVNFQDMTIDFTPPWRRLNLREVIQKEGGIDIFNDSVETLYQRGKKAGLNCDQTWDRGKYVNEFLDIFVQPHLVNPTFVLEYPVEISPLAKAKKNDPLVAERFELFIGKEELGNAYSELNDPIEQKKRFLDQVQKRDRGDVEAHLIDQDYIEALEYGMPPTGGMGIGIDRLVMLLTNSPSIREVIFFPILRPKVD; this is translated from the coding sequence ATGAATGAAGAAGCGCAGGAGCAGTTCGACCAAATAAATGTTGAAGAACAAACTAAAAAATTACATGAATTAAGAGATTTAGGTATTGATCCCTACGGAGTACCCTTTCCCGAGAAAAATTCCATTCAAGGCATTCGATCTCATCCAGATAAATATCTGGACCAAGATGTTCTCTTGCGAATTGCCGGTAGAATAATGGCTATTCGCCGTCACGGAAAAGCCATATTCGCTGATGTACAAGATCGTTTGGGAAGGATCCAAATCTACGTTAAGAAAGATACTGTTGGTGATGATTCTTTTGGGATATTTAAAAGTTTGGATGTGGGAGATGTTATTGGATTAGAAGGAAAATTACTTAAAACCCACAGTGGTGAGCTGACTATTGTTGTTGAAAATTTTAGTCTTCTTAGCAAATGTTTACATCCACTTCCAGAGAAATGGCACGGATTAAGAGAAGTTGAAGTGAGATATCGAAAGCGCTATCTCGATTTAATTATGAATCCTGATGTCAGAGAAGTGTTTCAAATACGTTCCCAAGTGTTAAGTGAGCTCCGAAAATATTTAGATGAAAGAGATTTTTTGGAAGTTGAAACTCCGATGATGCAACTCATACCTGGAGGGGCATTGGCTCGTCCCTTTGTAACTTTTCACAATGCTCTTGGTTTAGATTTATACCTCAGGATTGCTCCAGAACTTTATCTCAAACGTCTTATTGTGGGTGGCATGGAAAAGGTATATGAAATAAACCGAAATTTTCGCAATGAGGGGATATCGGTTCGTCATAATCCGGAATTTACCATGTTAGAGCTCTACCAGGCTTATGGAAACTATGAGACGATGATGAATTTATGTGAACAAATGTTGTCATCGATTGTATTTTCAATTTTGGGGACTTATGAAGTAAATTTCCAAGATATGACTATTGATTTTACCCCTCCATGGCGAAGATTAAACCTTCGAGAAGTTATCCAAAAAGAAGGCGGAATAGATATTTTTAATGATAGTGTTGAAACTCTATATCAACGAGGGAAAAAAGCCGGCTTAAACTGTGACCAAACTTGGGATCGGGGAAAATACGTTAATGAATTTTTAGATATTTTTGTTCAACCGCACCTGGTTAATCCAACTTTTGTTTTAGAATATCCGGTTGAAATATCACCATTAGCCAAAGCGAAAAAAAATGATCCCTTGGTTGCGGAACGATTTGAGCTTTTTATTGGTAAGGAAGAATTAGGAAATGCCTATAGCGAGCTGAACGATCCTATCGAACAAAAGAAGAGATTTTTAGATCAAGTTCAAAAAAGAGACAGGGGTGACGTCGAAGCCCATCTTATTGATCAAGATTATATAGAAGCTCTTGAATATGGGATGCCACCTACTGGTGGAATGGGAATTGGCATTGATCGACTGGTTATGCTTTTAACCAACTCGCCTTCGATTCGGGAAGTTATTTTCTTTCCTATTCTCCGACCGAAAGTTGATTGA
- a CDS encoding CtsR family transcriptional regulator → MTIGKIIPIIVNVNNGQKRILQFEAVLLLVGIARTTENGRSVEVYSLCDSIEKYLIRLIKKSPNNTVTIQRGRVAEEFDCAPSQINYVLMTRFNVFKGFIVESRRGGSGYVKIQQIQMDRLEPVVNFLEISEKDIKESEVESLLLWLEREGFITSREGSLMKAAIIDTFNKLNFDSLLSVRDVNILRSNILREMLLQVLKVGYDYEM, encoded by the coding sequence TTGACAATCGGGAAGATTATTCCTATAATAGTAAATGTCAATAATGGTCAAAAAAGAATATTGCAGTTTGAGGCAGTATTGTTGCTGGTTGGAATTGCCAGAACGACCGAAAATGGGAGGTCGGTAGAGGTGTACTCCCTTTGCGACTCTATTGAAAAATATTTAATTCGACTCATTAAAAAATCACCTAACAACACTGTTACTATCCAAAGGGGCAGGGTGGCTGAGGAGTTTGATTGTGCGCCTTCTCAAATCAATTATGTATTGATGACCCGTTTTAATGTTTTTAAGGGCTTTATTGTCGAAAGCCGAAGGGGAGGAAGCGGGTATGTCAAAATACAACAAATACAAATGGATCGGTTGGAACCAGTAGTTAATTTTCTTGAAATATCCGAAAAAGATATCAAAGAAAGTGAAGTAGAAAGTTTATTATTATGGTTAGAGAGAGAGGGATTTATTACCTCAAGAGAAGGTTCCTTGATGAAAGCGGCGATTATAGATACTTTTAATAAACTTAACTTTGATTCACTCCTTTCGGTTCGGGATGTGAACATATTGCGGTCCAACATCCTTCGAGAAATGCTTCTTCAAGTTTTAAAGGTTGGGTATGATTATGAAATGTGA
- the greA gene encoding transcription elongation factor GreA, translating to MEKKKLDEKIMLTKEGYEILEKELKHLKTVKRKEVAEKINQALAFGDLSENAEYEEAKNEQAFIEGRILVLEEKLMKATIVEEQTGGNSEKIHLGVRVMLENLNSGKQIEYSIVDSVGANPSLQKISFESPLAQALIGKTKGDEIELKVPAGMVKYRVIDIKKKEVNPFNHE from the coding sequence ATGGAGAAGAAAAAATTGGACGAAAAGATTATGCTAACTAAAGAGGGATATGAGATTTTGGAAAAAGAGTTAAAGCATCTCAAAACGGTGAAGCGAAAAGAAGTTGCAGAAAAGATTAACCAAGCTTTAGCATTCGGTGATTTAAGCGAAAATGCTGAATATGAAGAAGCTAAAAATGAGCAAGCCTTTATTGAAGGACGTATTTTGGTTTTGGAAGAAAAGCTAATGAAAGCGACAATCGTCGAAGAACAAACTGGGGGAAATTCAGAAAAAATCCATTTAGGGGTGCGAGTGATGCTCGAAAATCTCAACAGTGGAAAACAGATTGAGTACTCAATAGTTGACTCAGTGGGAGCTAATCCTTCTCTCCAAAAGATTTCCTTTGAGTCACCTTTGGCTCAAGCTCTGATTGGAAAGACCAAGGGAGATGAGATTGAATTAAAGGTACCTGCTGGAATGGTAAAATATCGAGTGATAGATATAAAGAAAAAGGAGGTAAATCCGTTTAATCATGAATGA